From Juglans regia cultivar Chandler chromosome 8, Walnut 2.0, whole genome shotgun sequence, the proteins below share one genomic window:
- the LOC108991137 gene encoding hydroxyproline O-galactosyltransferase GALT3-like, translating into MKRARLDPRRFVVSAFFLIILFLCILGSINEVRFISLLNFCALAKYMPSQSYYKYSLSSEDLLATNANSSDDIRILIGILTLADKYHRRHLLRLVYGTQQSPVGAKVDIKFVFCNLTKEDQKVLVALEIMRYDDIIILDCKENMKQGKTYTYFSSLPEMLTDSTTNVDPYPPYHYVMKADDDSYFRVNNLVDSLRPLPREDLYYGYVIPCPSMDPFVHYMSGMGYLVSWDIVEWIKESDIPKNHTIGSEDKTFGDWMREGNRAKNRHNAKWSMYNFPDPPTRCTHELWPGTIAVHLLKDQEKWIRTLKYFNVTASLKPSKLYHIP; encoded by the coding sequence ATGAAGAGAGCAAGGCTTGACCCGAGACGTTTTGTAGTTTCTGCTTTCTTCTTGATCATCTTGTTCCTTTGCATCTTAGGGTCAATCAATGAAGTCCGATTTATTAGCCTGTTGAATTTTTGTGCTCTAGCCAAGTACATGCCCTCACAATCCTATTATAAGTACTCATTATCATCGGAAGACTTGTTAGCCACAAATGCTAATTCCTCGGATGATATTCGAATACTCATTGGCATTCTAACACTTGCGGACAAATACCACCGCCGTCACCTCCTCCGTCTCGTCTACGGCACACAGCAATCTCCGGTGGGTGCCAAAGTTGACATCAAGTTCGTGTTCTGCAACCTAACAAAGGAGGACCAAAAGGTGCTTGTTGCACTAGAGATAATGCGTTACGACGATATCATAATCCTCGATTGCAAAGAGAACATGAAGCAGGGTAAGACTTATACCTACTTTTCAAGCTTGCCAGAAATGCTAACCGACAGTACTACAAATGTTGATCCTTACCCACCATATCATTATGTCATGAAAGCCGATGACGATTCCTATTTCAGGGTGAACAATTTGGTGGATTCTTTGAGACCATTGCCTAGAGAAGACTTGTACTATGGTTATGTTATTCCATGTCCGAGCATGGATCCCTTTGTGCATTACATGTCGGGGATGGGCTATTTGGTTTCCTGGGATATAGTTGAGTGGATTAAGGAATCTGATATTCCTAAGAACCATACGATAGGATCTGAGGACAAGACTTTTGGGGACTGGATGCGAGAAGGGAATCGTGCTAAGAACAGGCACAATGCTAAGTGGTCTATGTACAATTTTCCAGATCCGCCCACGAGATGCACGCACGAGCTTTGGCCAGGCACGATCGCGGTTCATTTGTTAAAGGACCAGGAGAAGTGGATCCGGACATTGAAGTATTTCAATGTCACTGCTAGTTTGAAACCATCTAAGTTGTATCATATCCCTTAG